From Chryseobacterium sp. IHB B 17019, one genomic window encodes:
- a CDS encoding oligosaccharide repeat unit polymerase, protein MEVNKSSKLALFCLSFLFFFIGFIIYGKVNNTSYPDVYFLPVGLGFFTLFVSNIFDRLKSYFIFWIISIQQIVRYLVIPVLFITGDALRFGATTVNEPYAVAMMLIELFFILVAYHICTFSKQKKEKAAELHFLKLNTINTGLFLLFILIIVSNRSFLQKLSFVWDISTYLKLKLSGDLESISPLVSIMFPVMRAYIVLFIFSVIHSFKLKQGTKLALSILVVLINATIIIGISRFSIVYATFPLILLLIYFYPSYKRKIVTYTSVFFGFILILASVAKFSGNTKKADVDGFFTLHQLNAYFGGVANYAIGYDSYKKNVVNPFDKYYYFVSDITQNIPVLSKFSNDNYKTNIKFNDQIYGAGRSRDQIVPVSVAGLYHFSIYFFYIYIFILSILAFTFETKAYTTNSPVLFFLYVILAFGCSTSMMINIGSISATLFINLVVFIPFFTMINKLNLTK, encoded by the coding sequence ATGGAGGTAAATAAATCATCAAAATTAGCTTTATTCTGTTTAAGCTTTTTGTTTTTTTTCATAGGTTTTATTATCTATGGAAAGGTGAATAATACCTCTTATCCAGACGTTTATTTTCTGCCTGTAGGCTTAGGATTTTTTACGTTATTTGTTTCTAATATTTTTGATAGGCTAAAGTCTTATTTTATCTTCTGGATCATTAGCATTCAGCAGATTGTACGGTACCTGGTTATTCCGGTTCTTTTTATCACCGGTGATGCATTAAGATTCGGGGCTACAACTGTTAATGAGCCTTACGCTGTTGCGATGATGCTTATTGAGCTGTTTTTCATCCTGGTAGCTTACCATATCTGTACGTTCTCGAAACAGAAAAAAGAGAAGGCTGCAGAACTGCATTTTTTAAAGCTGAATACCATTAATACAGGGCTATTTTTGCTTTTCATATTGATTATTGTATCAAACAGAAGCTTTTTGCAGAAATTAAGTTTCGTATGGGATATTTCCACTTATTTGAAGCTTAAGCTTTCCGGAGATTTAGAAAGTATTTCGCCGCTGGTGAGTATTATGTTCCCTGTTATGAGGGCTTATATTGTTCTTTTTATATTTTCGGTAATACATTCATTTAAGCTGAAACAAGGGACAAAGCTTGCCCTGTCAATATTAGTTGTGCTCATAAACGCGACTATCATTATCGGGATCAGCCGTTTCAGTATTGTGTATGCTACTTTTCCTTTAATTCTTTTGTTAATTTATTTTTATCCATCGTACAAAAGAAAAATTGTCACCTATACGTCTGTTTTCTTTGGTTTTATATTAATATTAGCTTCCGTGGCGAAGTTTTCCGGAAACACGAAAAAAGCTGATGTGGACGGATTTTTCACCCTCCATCAATTGAATGCGTATTTTGGGGGAGTAGCCAATTATGCGATAGGATATGATTCTTATAAAAAGAATGTTGTGAATCCTTTCGACAAATATTATTATTTTGTTTCTGATATTACTCAGAATATTCCTGTGTTGTCTAAATTTTCGAATGACAATTACAAGACAAATATCAAATTCAACGATCAGATTTACGGGGCCGGACGTTCCAGGGATCAGATTGTACCGGTGTCAGTTGCAGGATTGTATCATTTTTCGATTTATTTTTTTTACATCTATATATTTATTTTGAGCATTCTGGCTTTTACATTTGAAACCAAAGCTTATACTACAAATTCGCCGGTTTTATTTTTTCTGTATGTCATTTTAGCCTTTGGCTGCTCCACTTCAATGATGATTAATATTGGTTCCATTTCAGCTACACTATTTATCAATCTGGTGGTGTTTATACCATTCTTTACGATGATTAACAAATTAAATTTAACAAAATGA
- a CDS encoding right-handed parallel beta-helix repeat-containing protein, translated as MKKVIFLFFVLLGFFGNCQEFVKDRFSGYSTVKTKYFAKAKDLTVYLPKGYSKNGDKDYTSYIQKGINENSTLIMPDFPVLVNENGLSLKSNQKILFQKNSKLIMKPNAKDRNGILNLFNIQNVDIYYPTLIGDRHKHLSTKGEWGMGIYILSASNVNIIGSSIESAWGDGICIGGRNKINSSGITIKNTILKDNRRNGMTIGGVTNLLVENAYIANTIGTNPQAGIDIEPDSNYYDIKNVRLNNIETRNNGNYGIIISPGNMVGKQQKVISIAINNFKDNGSKIGFGMAVTRDKLDKGLPQLNGNISVANFSSQNNSTAKFRSFKGAPHQVNVNIDLQKIGTASKSANGYDQKFKINDETITLK; from the coding sequence ATGAAAAAGGTGATCTTCTTATTTTTTGTGTTATTGGGCTTTTTTGGAAATTGCCAGGAGTTTGTGAAAGACCGTTTTTCAGGATATTCAACTGTAAAAACCAAATATTTTGCAAAAGCAAAGGATCTTACCGTTTATTTGCCGAAAGGATATTCCAAAAATGGAGACAAGGATTATACTTCTTATATTCAAAAAGGGATTAATGAAAATTCAACGCTTATCATGCCGGATTTTCCTGTTCTTGTTAATGAAAACGGATTGAGTTTAAAATCAAATCAAAAGATTCTTTTTCAAAAGAATTCTAAGTTGATTATGAAACCAAATGCTAAAGACCGTAATGGAATCCTTAATTTGTTTAATATTCAAAATGTAGACATCTATTATCCCACTTTGATCGGTGACAGGCACAAGCACTTGTCAACTAAAGGAGAATGGGGAATGGGAATTTATATTCTATCAGCCAGCAATGTCAATATCATCGGCTCTTCCATCGAAAGCGCGTGGGGAGACGGGATTTGTATAGGGGGAAGAAATAAGATCAATTCTTCAGGCATCACAATTAAAAATACGATATTAAAAGACAACCGCAGAAACGGAATGACCATCGGTGGAGTTACCAATCTTCTGGTGGAAAATGCCTACATCGCCAATACGATAGGCACCAATCCTCAGGCGGGAATAGATATTGAGCCCGACAGCAATTATTACGACATAAAAAATGTAAGGCTCAACAACATAGAAACCAGAAATAACGGGAATTATGGAATTATTATTTCGCCCGGAAACATGGTGGGTAAACAGCAAAAGGTAATCTCAATTGCGATCAATAATTTTAAAGATAACGGTTCTAAAATCGGCTTCGGGATGGCTGTTACCAGGGATAAGCTTGATAAAGGCCTTCCCCAGCTGAACGGAAACATTAGTGTGGCTAATTTTTCTTCACAAAATAATTCAACGGCAAAATTCAGATCGTTCAAAGGTGCCCCGCATCAGGTAAATGTGAATATTGACCTGCAGAAAATAGGAACAGCTTCAAAAAGTGCAAATGGCTATGATCAAAAGTTTAAGATTAATGACGAAACAATTACTTTAAAATAA
- a CDS encoding oligosaccharide flippase family protein, translating into MINRIKNIFNTKDKKALLENFVSLSALQLVGMLLPLVTLPYILRVIGFEKYGVVVFAASLIAYFTALTDYSFRITATRDVAIYRDSPKKLNIIYSKVLTIKTLFLLISWLIILIAVYFYPPFYENKEIYFYTSLLLLGYVLFPEWFFQGIEKMRYITYLNLGIKLFFTLCVFIFIKKESDFWIYPLLQSAGYIGAGIVGQYVLVKKYKLKFIFLPYKTIIKTIKVNSPIFINQFVPTLYNNTSTFVLGIFGTAQLVGIYQAILTVINLIVALVEILSRVFFPFLNRKKNAFQWYKKMMLIMITVMIAGVLIFNKLIFWYLNVSYDNAFWILLILSVGLFGYTLYNIFGLNYFIVHRQDKLVMKNTLLFSLLGFFITIPLIRYSTIFGSAISLSLVRCLIGSSLYLKWLKNDATKNL; encoded by the coding sequence ATGATCAATAGAATAAAAAATATTTTTAATACTAAGGATAAGAAGGCACTGCTGGAAAACTTCGTGTCACTGTCTGCCTTGCAGTTGGTGGGAATGTTGTTGCCGCTGGTCACGCTGCCTTATATTTTAAGAGTAATAGGATTCGAAAAATATGGAGTGGTTGTCTTTGCAGCCTCGTTGATCGCTTATTTTACAGCACTTACGGATTACAGTTTCAGGATTACGGCTACACGTGATGTGGCTATCTACAGGGACAGTCCTAAAAAGCTGAATATCATTTACAGTAAAGTTCTGACAATCAAAACATTGTTTTTGTTGATTTCTTGGCTTATCATTTTGATAGCGGTCTATTTCTATCCGCCGTTTTACGAAAACAAGGAGATTTATTTCTATACAAGCTTACTTTTATTGGGCTATGTATTATTTCCTGAATGGTTTTTTCAAGGGATTGAAAAAATGCGTTATATCACTTATTTGAATTTAGGAATTAAGCTTTTTTTCACGTTATGTGTGTTTATTTTCATTAAAAAAGAAAGTGATTTCTGGATTTATCCGCTTTTGCAAAGTGCGGGGTATATCGGAGCCGGTATAGTTGGACAATATGTATTGGTGAAAAAGTATAAGCTGAAGTTCATTTTTCTGCCTTATAAAACGATTATTAAAACTATAAAAGTTAATTCACCGATTTTCATCAACCAGTTTGTGCCAACCCTATACAACAACACCAGTACTTTCGTGCTGGGGATTTTCGGAACGGCGCAATTAGTCGGGATTTATCAGGCAATTTTAACAGTAATAAACCTGATTGTAGCCCTAGTTGAGATTCTTTCCAGAGTGTTTTTCCCATTTTTAAACCGCAAAAAAAATGCTTTCCAGTGGTATAAAAAAATGATGCTGATCATGATAACTGTAATGATTGCCGGGGTTCTGATTTTTAATAAATTAATATTCTGGTATCTGAATGTGAGCTACGATAATGCCTTTTGGATACTGTTAATACTATCAGTAGGACTCTTCGGATATACGTTGTATAATATTTTCGGACTTAATTATTTTATTGTGCATCGTCAGGATAAATTAGTCATGAAAAATACCTTACTGTTTTCATTGTTAGGTTTCTTTATTACAATTCCGTTGATCAGATATTCGACAATTTTTGGTTCTGCCATAAGTTTGAGTTTGGTGAGATGTTTAATAGGGTCCAGTTTATATTTAAAATGGTTAAAAAATGATGCTACAAAAAATTTATAA
- a CDS encoding acyltransferase: MMLQKIYNKILNVFLSSYYKKLKGINFLGKVYFKGIPVIFRHKEARITIGKNTLINSSKKKYHINMHSSCKLLADRPEAEIIIGENCRIHGTCIHAVKKITIGSNCLIAANTNIIDSNGHILAMENPIDRLTIADEGRPVIIEDNVWIGSNVIILAGTIIREGSVIMAGSVVKGEVPPKSIYGTDSFKVIKQY; the protein is encoded by the coding sequence ATGATGCTACAAAAAATTTATAATAAGATTCTCAATGTCTTTCTAAGCAGCTATTATAAAAAGTTAAAAGGCATTAATTTTTTAGGAAAGGTTTATTTTAAAGGTATTCCTGTGATTTTCAGGCATAAAGAAGCCAGGATCACAATAGGAAAAAATACATTAATAAATTCATCAAAGAAAAAATATCATATCAACATGCATTCCTCCTGTAAACTATTGGCAGACAGGCCGGAAGCTGAGATTATCATTGGTGAAAACTGCAGGATACACGGTACTTGTATTCATGCTGTAAAAAAGATTACGATAGGTAGCAACTGCTTAATTGCAGCCAATACAAATATTATAGATTCAAATGGGCATATCCTCGCTATGGAAAACCCCATTGACAGGCTCACGATAGCTGACGAAGGAAGACCTGTGATCATAGAAGATAATGTCTGGATAGGATCCAATGTGATCATTCTGGCAGGCACCATTATCAGGGAAGGCTCTGTGATAATGGCCGGTAGTGTGGTAAAAGGAGAAGTTCCTCCGAAAAGCATATATGGAACGGATTCGTTTAAAGTAATTAAACAATATTGA
- a CDS encoding ATP-grasp domain-containing protein yields the protein MKIGIHHRKGSFSDRWIEFLEQKNIPYVILNAFDNDIIKQIKENKVTHFMWHFNQNYFEDMLHARTLFRAISQVGIKTFPNEDSYWHFDDKVAQKYLLEALDIPLVKADVFYHRNEAEKYIENASFPKVFKLKGGAGSINVKLVKTKEQARRIVNQAFGGGFNAFDSKAIFKDTIERFSRQKSLHNFLRIIKWGFKGIFVDQQYKVFPKQKNYIYFQEFIPDLKYDIRLIVIGNKCYFLKRNTRDNDFRASGSGMLEFAPGKFNLEAVNIAFKAAKKLNMLCVAYDFIFDANDQPLVVEISYGFQPYVYDRCLGFYDQNLHWTETQVNLEYEIINNFLNEISLIQ from the coding sequence ATGAAGATAGGAATACATCACCGTAAAGGCAGCTTTTCTGACCGCTGGATAGAATTTCTGGAGCAGAAAAACATACCGTATGTGATATTGAATGCTTTTGATAATGATATTATTAAGCAGATAAAAGAGAATAAGGTTACGCATTTCATGTGGCACTTCAATCAGAATTATTTTGAGGACATGCTGCACGCAAGAACCTTGTTCAGAGCTATCAGCCAGGTTGGTATAAAGACATTTCCTAATGAAGATTCTTACTGGCATTTTGATGATAAAGTGGCCCAAAAGTACCTTTTGGAAGCACTTGACATACCATTGGTAAAAGCAGATGTCTTTTATCACCGTAATGAGGCAGAAAAATATATAGAAAATGCGTCGTTTCCTAAAGTTTTTAAATTAAAAGGAGGTGCAGGATCCATCAATGTAAAGCTTGTAAAAACAAAAGAACAGGCAAGAAGAATAGTCAACCAGGCATTCGGAGGAGGCTTCAATGCATTTGATTCCAAGGCTATCTTTAAAGATACGATTGAAAGATTCTCGAGACAGAAAAGCCTTCACAATTTTTTAAGGATTATAAAATGGGGCTTCAAAGGGATTTTTGTGGATCAGCAATACAAAGTTTTCCCAAAACAAAAAAACTACATCTACTTTCAGGAGTTTATTCCTGATCTGAAATATGATATAAGGCTCATCGTTATCGGCAATAAATGCTATTTTCTGAAAAGAAATACAAGGGATAACGATTTCCGGGCTTCCGGCAGCGGAATGCTTGAGTTTGCGCCGGGAAAATTTAATCTGGAAGCGGTAAATATAGCATTTAAGGCCGCCAAAAAACTCAATATGTTATGTGTAGCGTATGATTTTATATTTGATGCTAACGACCAGCCTCTGGTTGTCGAAATAAGTTACGGATTTCAACCTTATGTCTATGACCGATGCCTTGGATTTTATGATCAGAACCTGCATTGGACTGAGACTCAGGTAAATCTGGAATATGAAATTATCAATAATTTTTTAAATGAAATTTCATTAATACAATAA
- a CDS encoding glycosyltransferase family 4 protein, whose amino-acid sequence MNIIFLEAVQIHGGARKSTIELAKRLNEEGHNSVIVDFWGNCSDFVDDVKANNIPIRILKKNDTPIAIFGTKNPVKIFVNIILFLSDWFRLKKEFKSFQKTFKSDVVIVNNIKTNSILKKGKDYKIAYFARGWFAYNSISFLKKLMFKYNSDYFIGVSQSTRQAIFTGGLAPLEKIFVVPNAIDLAKVEQYRSARKERKDNDPMVILHCGGFLPAKGQGMSVSLAKRLKDNNINFKLILMGAVYDTPVSENFLKKIRNEITQLKLDENVEILLNQKDPYSIFQNTDIVIHPSDTEGLPRVIMEALAFEIPVIANPVGGVTDYILHNFTGYIATHNNVDDYYEYISKLYKDRELYQFIARNGKSLIVNNYGKKNQVEEFDKIFKKLEKS is encoded by the coding sequence ATGAATATAATTTTCCTTGAAGCCGTTCAAATTCATGGTGGTGCCCGTAAGAGTACGATAGAATTGGCTAAAAGACTAAATGAAGAGGGGCATAATTCGGTTATCGTAGATTTCTGGGGTAATTGCAGCGACTTTGTTGATGATGTAAAAGCTAATAATATCCCCATCAGGATATTAAAAAAGAATGATACCCCTATTGCGATTTTTGGTACGAAAAATCCGGTTAAGATTTTTGTAAATATCATTTTGTTTTTGTCGGATTGGTTCAGGCTGAAAAAAGAATTCAAAAGTTTTCAGAAGACCTTCAAATCCGATGTAGTTATTGTTAACAACATTAAAACCAACTCAATCTTAAAGAAAGGGAAGGACTATAAAATAGCTTATTTTGCAAGAGGATGGTTCGCTTATAATTCTATAAGCTTCCTGAAAAAACTGATGTTTAAGTACAACTCTGATTATTTCATCGGAGTATCACAATCTACCAGACAGGCGATCTTTACAGGAGGTCTGGCGCCGCTGGAAAAGATTTTTGTAGTACCAAATGCCATTGATCTTGCAAAGGTTGAGCAATACAGAAGCGCAAGAAAAGAACGTAAGGACAATGATCCAATGGTCATTTTACATTGTGGTGGATTTCTGCCGGCAAAAGGGCAGGGAATGTCTGTTTCTTTGGCAAAGAGATTAAAGGATAATAATATTAATTTTAAGTTGATCTTAATGGGAGCCGTCTATGACACTCCTGTTTCAGAGAATTTCTTAAAGAAAATCCGCAATGAGATTACTCAGCTTAAGCTTGATGAAAATGTAGAAATTCTGCTTAATCAAAAGGATCCGTACAGCATTTTTCAAAACACTGATATCGTAATACATCCGTCTGATACTGAAGGTTTGCCCCGTGTAATCATGGAAGCTCTTGCTTTTGAAATTCCGGTGATCGCAAATCCTGTAGGAGGTGTTACGGATTATATTTTACACAATTTTACAGGATATATTGCTACGCACAATAATGTGGACGATTATTATGAATATATATCTAAGCTTTATAAAGACAGGGAGTTATACCAATTTATTGCACGCAACGGAAAATCGCTGATCGTCAATAATTACGGTAAAAAGAATCAGGTGGAAGAGTTTGATAAAATCTTTAAAAAATTAGAGAAATCATGA
- a CDS encoding glycosyltransferase family 2 protein encodes MKSITVFTPTFNREKTLVRLYNSLCSQTSPDFKWIIIDDGSTDNTSAQVEKWIEENKIEIQYYYQKNKGKLAAQILALDYIDTELFTCIDSDDYLPDDGIRKILKFWKDNRKSNSAGIIGLDAYEDGSVAGEYLPNVEESTYSELVDYYKIKGDKKYIFDTAKYKKYLPYPYFENEIFHEVSWIFTLIDQDYKFLISNEIYCIIEYQQDGLSNGLYKRYKTSPKSFIEYRKMKMKYGINKKVVLKNSVHYVSSCLFAGKWNFFKDSPNKLYTLMAIPFGILLNVYINYKIKQSTQRIKQGKLK; translated from the coding sequence ATGAAGTCAATCACCGTTTTTACCCCAACTTTCAACAGAGAAAAGACCCTTGTAAGGCTCTATAATTCTCTGTGCAGTCAAACCAGTCCGGATTTTAAATGGATCATTATTGATGACGGTTCCACTGATAATACTTCAGCTCAGGTGGAAAAATGGATCGAAGAAAATAAGATCGAAATCCAATATTATTATCAGAAAAATAAAGGCAAGCTGGCCGCCCAGATTTTAGCCCTCGATTATATTGATACTGAATTGTTTACTTGTATCGATTCAGATGATTATCTGCCTGATGACGGGATTCGGAAAATATTAAAATTCTGGAAAGACAACAGGAAAAGCAATTCTGCCGGAATTATCGGGCTGGATGCTTATGAAGACGGCTCTGTGGCAGGGGAATACTTACCGAACGTAGAGGAATCAACGTATTCAGAATTAGTGGATTATTATAAAATTAAAGGAGACAAGAAATATATTTTTGATACGGCGAAGTATAAGAAATACCTGCCTTACCCTTATTTTGAAAATGAAATTTTTCATGAGGTCAGCTGGATATTTACATTGATTGATCAGGATTATAAGTTTCTTATTTCCAATGAAATATACTGTATTATAGAATACCAGCAGGACGGATTGTCCAACGGATTATATAAAAGATATAAAACGAGCCCCAAGTCCTTCATAGAATATAGAAAAATGAAAATGAAGTATGGGATAAACAAAAAAGTGGTGCTGAAAAACTCAGTACACTACGTAAGCTCATGCCTTTTTGCCGGAAAATGGAATTTTTTTAAAGACTCCCCGAATAAGCTATACACTCTCATGGCAATTCCCTTCGGAATACTGCTGAATGTATACATAAACTATAAGATAAAGCAAAGCACGCAAAGGATTAAACAAGGAAAATTGAAATAG
- a CDS encoding polysaccharide pyruvyl transferase family protein: MNAIIVPGVTDLNKGDQALVWESWRLAKDTGLYDEVYILDAGDNEEERALLCRQSEEHGFKLLENILKHPRRGQHKSGEHIKESKLELLKQIKNAGMDFKNTRYLIKICNDLEKVKKNFDDKTYRTVKQFHDAKTIFVKGGGFIHAYGEKTAPYLMWYFLFYVRLAKALGKKVVFLPNSYGPFIGLTVKKQVRTVFNQLDLVYARENVSSKSLGELLEKNIPVEMDLGFFLEKGSQEEALKILEKYNLTPEDKIVGVTIRPWRFPGLSNPEGLYKKYIDSVAELTKHLLSKGYKVALCNQSLGPNSHEDDRNAIRDLLEKVQDPNIIWINENLSCDILKAVYSNFYFFIGTRFHSIIFSLTSLVPSIAIGYGGNKALGIMGDFSLDDYVVQIQDVKPDILINMFDKAISEYDHIKTQLNKSMSLVTDSRNRLIKDIQSLY, encoded by the coding sequence ATGAATGCGATAATAGTACCTGGAGTAACAGATTTGAATAAAGGTGATCAGGCTTTGGTCTGGGAAAGCTGGAGGCTGGCCAAAGATACCGGGCTTTATGATGAGGTGTACATACTGGATGCCGGTGATAATGAAGAGGAAAGAGCCTTGTTGTGCAGACAGTCTGAAGAGCACGGCTTTAAGTTATTAGAAAATATTTTGAAGCATCCCAGAAGAGGGCAGCATAAATCAGGAGAACACATAAAAGAATCCAAGCTTGAGTTGTTGAAGCAGATCAAAAATGCAGGAATGGATTTTAAAAACACCAGATATCTAATAAAAATATGCAACGATCTTGAGAAAGTAAAGAAAAATTTTGATGATAAAACCTATCGCACGGTAAAACAGTTTCATGATGCAAAAACAATTTTTGTAAAGGGCGGAGGCTTTATTCATGCTTACGGTGAAAAAACGGCGCCTTATCTCATGTGGTATTTCTTATTTTATGTGAGGCTGGCTAAAGCTTTGGGTAAAAAGGTTGTTTTCTTACCCAATTCTTACGGACCTTTTATAGGATTGACGGTGAAGAAGCAGGTGCGCACAGTTTTCAATCAATTGGATTTGGTGTATGCACGTGAAAATGTTTCATCTAAAAGTTTAGGTGAGTTATTGGAAAAAAATATTCCGGTAGAGATGGATCTTGGTTTTTTCCTTGAAAAAGGAAGTCAGGAAGAAGCCCTGAAAATATTGGAAAAATATAATTTAACACCGGAAGACAAAATTGTAGGGGTTACGATTCGGCCGTGGCGTTTTCCGGGCTTATCGAATCCGGAAGGATTGTACAAAAAGTATATAGATTCAGTGGCGGAGCTTACAAAACATTTGTTGAGCAAAGGTTACAAAGTAGCTTTATGCAATCAGTCATTAGGCCCGAATTCCCATGAAGATGACCGTAACGCCATCAGAGATTTGCTGGAAAAAGTTCAGGATCCTAATATAATCTGGATCAATGAAAATTTGTCCTGCGATATATTGAAAGCCGTTTACTCCAATTTTTATTTTTTCATAGGCACGCGTTTTCATTCTATCATCTTTTCACTGACTTCCCTGGTTCCTTCCATCGCCATCGGATATGGCGGAAACAAGGCTCTGGGTATCATGGGAGATTTTAGTCTGGATGATTATGTTGTTCAGATCCAGGATGTAAAACCGGATATACTGATCAATATGTTTGACAAAGCTATTTCGGAATACGATCACATAAAAACACAACTGAACAAATCAATGAGTCTGGTTACAGACAGCAGAAACAGATTAATAAAAGACATTCAATCCTTGTATTAA
- a CDS encoding glycosyltransferase family 4 protein codes for MKIVRTSTIPLSLNVLLKGQLKFLNESYEVVGISSEGQLLDEVKQREGIKTISVNMERGISPLKDLNSLYKLYKVLKTEKPIIVHSITPKAGLLTMLSGKMAGVPIRIHTFTGLIFPTRKGVVQKLLISMDKLLCSAATHIYPEGEGVKKDLINYNITSKALRVIGNGNVNGIDLEHFSPKQVSETQKEQLRKELKIEEGDFVFVFVGRLVGDKGINELVKAFSLLNKDGKRSKLLLVGPLEQELDPLAPETLNEIKNNPDILSVGFQKDVRPYFAISDALAFPSYREGFPNVVMQAGAMELPSIVSDINGCNEIIREGQNGVIVPVKNSEKLNEAMERMIADKDFYHQLRMNAREMIESRYQQSVIWDALLCEYKKLIKERDYRV; via the coding sequence ATGAAAATAGTTCGGACATCAACAATACCATTGTCCTTAAATGTTTTATTAAAAGGGCAATTGAAGTTCTTAAATGAATCTTACGAAGTCGTGGGAATATCTTCTGAAGGGCAGTTGCTTGATGAGGTAAAACAAAGGGAAGGTATCAAAACGATCAGCGTGAATATGGAAAGAGGGATCAGTCCTTTGAAAGACCTGAATTCTCTTTATAAATTATATAAAGTTTTAAAAACAGAGAAGCCGATCATTGTTCACTCCATCACCCCTAAAGCCGGGCTTTTGACGATGCTTTCCGGTAAAATGGCAGGTGTTCCTATCAGGATACACACTTTTACGGGGCTTATTTTCCCCACAAGGAAAGGGGTCGTGCAGAAGCTGCTTATCAGTATGGATAAACTATTGTGTTCGGCTGCCACACACATTTACCCGGAAGGTGAAGGTGTTAAAAAGGATTTGATTAATTACAATATCACTTCAAAAGCATTAAGGGTGATCGGAAACGGAAATGTGAACGGGATTGATCTGGAACATTTTTCACCCAAGCAGGTTTCCGAAACGCAGAAAGAACAGTTAAGGAAAGAATTAAAAATAGAAGAAGGGGATTTTGTTTTTGTGTTTGTAGGACGTTTGGTGGGAGATAAAGGGATTAATGAGTTGGTGAAAGCTTTTTCTCTTTTAAATAAAGATGGAAAACGCTCAAAATTACTGCTTGTTGGCCCGCTGGAACAAGAACTGGATCCTTTGGCTCCGGAAACATTAAATGAAATTAAAAATAATCCGGATATCCTGTCCGTAGGCTTTCAGAAGGATGTGCGGCCGTATTTTGCGATTTCGGATGCACTGGCTTTCCCAAGCTATCGAGAAGGCTTCCCGAATGTTGTGATGCAGGCAGGAGCCATGGAATTGCCAAGTATAGTTTCCGATATCAACGGATGCAACGAAATTATCAGAGAAGGCCAAAATGGAGTAATAGTTCCGGTGAAAAACAGTGAAAAGCTTAACGAAGCAATGGAAAGAATGATAGCGGACAAAGATTTTTACCATCAGTTGAGAATGAATGCCCGGGAAATGATTGAGTCCCGCTATCAGCAGTCAGTAATTTGGGACGCCTTATTGTGTGAGTATAAAAAACTAATTAAAGAAAGAGATTATCGTGTATAA
- a CDS encoding sugar transferase produces the protein MYKFFFKRLIDFMIALTGLILLSPVFIVVMVLLYFANQGKPFFVQARPGLNEKIFHIIKFKTMNDKKDAQGNYLPDSERLTPIGSFIRQTSLDELPQLINVLKGDMAIIGPRPLLPQYLELYNETQRRRHSIRPGITGWAQVNGRNAISWTKKFELDIWYVDHLSFATDCRVIILTLKKVLKKEGINQAHQATVEAFKGNN, from the coding sequence GTGTATAAATTTTTTTTTAAAAGGCTTATAGATTTTATGATTGCATTGACGGGGCTGATCTTGTTGTCGCCTGTTTTTATTGTAGTCATGGTCTTATTGTATTTCGCAAATCAGGGTAAGCCATTCTTTGTTCAGGCACGGCCGGGCTTAAACGAGAAGATATTCCATATCATCAAGTTTAAGACAATGAATGATAAAAAGGATGCACAGGGCAATTACCTCCCTGACTCGGAACGCTTGACACCTATCGGAAGTTTCATACGGCAGACTTCCCTGGATGAGCTTCCACAATTGATAAATGTATTGAAAGGTGATATGGCAATCATCGGTCCCAGACCTTTGCTGCCGCAATACCTGGAATTATATAATGAAACTCAGAGAAGACGACACAGTATACGCCCTGGAATTACGGGCTGGGCACAGGTAAATGGGCGAAATGCCATCTCCTGGACGAAGAAATTTGAACTAGACATCTGGTATGTTGATCATTTGTCTTTTGCAACAGATTGCAGGGTAATCATTCTGACCTTAAAAAAAGTATTGAAAAAGGAAGGAATCAACCAGGCACATCAGGCAACGGTAGAAGCTTTTAAGGGAAATAATTAA